One region of Deltaproteobacteria bacterium genomic DNA includes:
- a CDS encoding peptide ABC transporter substrate-binding protein encodes MKSRLVQSLFVWASVLISLGSARQLSAETRISVGVTETMETFNPYGESVSLMYSVWCQVLGCLGTYDFAQGKNVGLLVERWETKDPKTWYFYLRKDARFHDGSPVTAEDVVHSLRRTRDDPYTKQRQLIAPVASESVVDSHTVKVVTKEPTAPLLDYLFDRIIITSKAVYDKYGPEVTDRQYPIGAGPYKFRELIPGQRLVIGKDPRHPMWKQHKQAPDEIVFRIMREPEQRVTALLNNEIQVAMFVPPHMRERVDRSANHKIAKFNSAEVMFLAMMPKFKPWDNKLLRQAVTYAIDRDTIVKTILRGEADRIEGPLASGMFAFDPNLQPRQTYNPEKAKELVKQAGYPNGLDVELFTPVNRYTFDKQLTEAMVPMLTAVGIRTKLMTPEWATLWANVQTGKVPFYYMGRGSVVDPSAYLAQYFETGGSPRIGFSHPKVDELLAQERQTFDVEKRKRVLRQAMSVINEEAPAAFLWRHQLYFGMSKNIDYNPLPSERLYGWNIKVK; translated from the coding sequence ATGAAATCACGATTAGTGCAATCGTTATTCGTATGGGCAAGCGTTTTGATATCGTTAGGATCGGCGCGCCAGCTCAGTGCGGAAACGCGCATCTCGGTGGGCGTCACCGAGACGATGGAGACGTTCAACCCCTACGGTGAGAGCGTCTCATTGATGTATAGCGTGTGGTGTCAGGTGCTGGGCTGCCTCGGCACCTACGATTTCGCCCAGGGTAAGAATGTAGGTCTCTTGGTCGAACGTTGGGAGACCAAAGACCCGAAGACCTGGTATTTCTACCTGCGGAAAGACGCGCGTTTTCACGACGGCTCGCCGGTGACGGCCGAAGACGTGGTGCACTCGCTGCGGCGCACGCGCGACGATCCCTATACCAAACAGAGGCAATTGATTGCGCCGGTGGCGAGCGAAAGTGTCGTGGATAGCCATACGGTTAAGGTCGTCACTAAAGAACCCACCGCGCCGTTGCTCGATTACCTCTTTGATCGCATCATCATCACCAGCAAAGCTGTCTACGACAAATACGGCCCGGAGGTGACCGACCGGCAATATCCCATCGGCGCCGGGCCATACAAGTTTCGCGAGCTGATTCCCGGCCAACGCCTGGTGATCGGCAAAGACCCGCGCCACCCGATGTGGAAGCAGCACAAACAAGCGCCGGACGAAATCGTTTTTCGCATCATGCGCGAGCCGGAACAGCGGGTCACTGCGTTGCTGAACAACGAAATCCAGGTCGCCATGTTTGTGCCGCCGCATATGCGCGAGCGGGTGGATCGCAGCGCCAACCACAAGATCGCCAAATTCAACAGCGCAGAAGTGATGTTTCTGGCGATGATGCCTAAGTTCAAGCCGTGGGATAACAAGCTTTTGCGCCAGGCTGTGACCTATGCCATCGACCGCGACACGATCGTCAAAACCATTTTGCGCGGAGAGGCCGATCGCATCGAGGGGCCGCTGGCGAGCGGCATGTTCGCGTTTGACCCTAATCTGCAGCCGCGCCAGACCTACAATCCGGAAAAAGCCAAAGAGCTCGTCAAGCAGGCCGGCTATCCCAACGGCCTCGATGTCGAGCTGTTCACACCGGTCAACCGCTACACTTTCGATAAACAATTGACCGAAGCGATGGTGCCGATGCTCACCGCCGTCGGCATCCGCACCAAACTGATGACGCCCGAATGGGCGACGCTGTGGGCCAACGTGCAAACCGGCAAAGTGCCGTTCTACTACATGGGGCGCGGCAGCGTCGTCGATCCGAGCGCGTATCTGGCGCAATATTTCGAGACCGGCGGCTCGCCGCGCATCGGTTTTTCCCATCCGAAAGTGGACGAGTTGTTGGCGCAGGAGCGGCAGACGTTTGACGTCGAAAAGCGCAAAAGAGTCCTGCGCCAGGCGATGAGCGTGATCAACGAGGAGGCGCCGGCGGCGTTTTTATGGCGCCACCAGCTCTATTTCGGCATGAGCAAAAACATCGATTACAATCCGTTGCCCAGCGAGCGGCTTTACGGTTGGAACATCAAAGTCAAATAA
- a CDS encoding peptide ABC transporter substrate-binding protein: MKQHSFGLFAFALALTVTAGLCSTASRAAETRVSVGVTETMETFNPYGDSVALMYGVWCQVLGCLGTYDFDKGQYVGTIAERWEVKDPNNWIFHVRKGVKFHNGTRVTAHDIVHSIGRARKDPLSKQTIIVAAVASEKALDDYTVQLTTKIPTAPLLDYLFDLLIITSKDLYDKYGPEVADRQYPIGAGPYKFRELIPGQRLVIGKDKTHPMWKQYPQAPDEIVFRIMREPEQRVTALLSNEIQIAQFVPPHMRERVENSPNHRIVKLLANELMFLAMMNKVKPWDNKLVRQAVAYAIDRDTIIKTLLRGEASRLDGPLGEGQYGYDPNLQPKYTYNPEKAKELLKQAGYPNGVDVELQTPVGRYTLDKQLTEAMIPMLNAAGFRAKLLTPDWATLWANVQVGKVPFYYMGRGSVLDPSLALAQYFETGASPRIGYSNPKVDELLQQERQTFDPAKRKKILAQAMSLITEDAPAHFLWRHQLFFGMAKNVEYRPLPNERIYGWNIKVK; the protein is encoded by the coding sequence ATGAAGCAGCATAGTTTTGGATTGTTTGCCTTTGCGCTTGCGCTTACGGTTACGGCAGGGCTGTGCTCGACAGCGAGCCGCGCCGCTGAAACTCGCGTCTCGGTCGGCGTTACCGAGACCATGGAAACGTTTAATCCCTACGGCGACAGCGTGGCGTTGATGTACGGCGTCTGGTGTCAGGTGTTGGGCTGTCTCGGAACCTATGATTTTGACAAGGGTCAGTATGTTGGAACAATCGCGGAGCGCTGGGAAGTCAAGGATCCCAACAACTGGATCTTCCACGTGCGCAAAGGAGTGAAATTTCACAACGGCACGCGCGTGACGGCGCATGATATCGTTCACTCCATAGGGCGTGCACGCAAGGATCCGCTGAGCAAGCAGACGATTATTGTTGCCGCCGTGGCGAGCGAAAAAGCCTTGGACGATTACACCGTTCAATTGACGACGAAAATTCCCACGGCGCCGCTGCTCGACTATCTCTTCGACCTGCTGATCATCACCAGCAAGGATCTGTACGACAAGTATGGTCCGGAGGTGGCCGACCGGCAGTATCCCATAGGTGCAGGACCCTACAAGTTCCGCGAATTGATTCCCGGCCAACGTTTGGTGATCGGCAAAGACAAAACGCACCCGATGTGGAAGCAGTATCCGCAGGCGCCCGATGAAATTGTTTTTCGCATCATGCGCGAGCCGGAGCAGCGGGTGACGGCGCTACTCAGCAACGAAATCCAAATCGCCCAATTCGTGCCGCCCCATATGCGCGAGCGGGTGGAGAATAGCCCCAACCATAGGATCGTAAAACTTCTCGCTAACGAGCTCATGTTTTTGGCCATGATGAATAAAGTTAAGCCGTGGGATAATAAGCTGGTGCGCCAAGCGGTGGCCTACGCGATCGATCGCGACACGATTATCAAAACTTTGCTGCGTGGCGAGGCGTCGAGGCTCGATGGTCCTTTGGGCGAGGGGCAGTATGGCTACGATCCCAATTTGCAGCCGAAATACACTTACAATCCGGAGAAAGCTAAAGAACTTCTAAAGCAGGCCGGTTATCCGAATGGTGTCGACGTGGAGCTGCAAACCCCGGTGGGGCGGTACACTCTCGACAAACAACTGACTGAAGCGATGATTCCGATGCTCAACGCGGCGGGCTTTCGCGCCAAGCTGCTGACACCGGACTGGGCGACGCTATGGGCTAACGTCCAAGTCGGCAAGGTACCGTTCTACTACATGGGCCGCGGTAGCGTGCTCGATCCTAGCCTCGCGCTGGCGCAGTATTTCGAAACCGGCGCATCGCCGCGCATCGGTTATTCCAATCCCAAAGTAGACGAACTACTGCAGCAGGAGCGACAAACTTTCGATCCGGCGAAACGCAAAAAGATTCTGGCACAAGCGATGAGCTTGATCACGGAAGATGCCCCGGCGCATTTTCTTTGGCGCCATCAGTTGTTTTTTGGCATGGCCAAGAACGTCGAGTACCGGCCGCTGCCCAATGAGCGGATTTATGGCTGGAACATAAAAGTAAAGTAG
- a CDS encoding peptide ABC transporter substrate-binding protein: MKIGGSLRLIVLAFSLSVAPGLPPRAAQAAETRISIGVTETMDTFNPYADSVSLMYSVWCQVLGCLGTYDFDKAQHVGLVLEKWEVKDPNNWLFHVRKGLKFHNGTPVTAHDVVHSMGRTRKDPQSKQTQNISAVASEKALNDYTVQVTTKIPTAPLLDYLFDRIIITSKDLYDKLGPEQADKQPFGAGPYKFRELIPGQRLVIGKDRSHPMWKQYPQAPDEIVFRLMREPEQRVTALLNNEIQIAQFVPPHLRERVERSANHRIVNFHTAEIMFLAMQPKVKPWDNKLVRQAVAHAIDRDTIIKTLLRGEAARLDGPLGEGQYGYDPNLQPRYTYNPEKARELLKQAGYPNGVDVELQTPVGRYTLDKQITEAMVPMLNAAGFRAKLLTPDWATLWANVQVGKVPFYYMGRGGVVDPSAALAQYFETGASPRIGFSNPKVDELLKQERQTFEPAKRKKLLAEAMSVITEEAPAHFLWRHQLLFGMAKNVEYRPLPSERIFGWNMKVR; this comes from the coding sequence ATGAAAATCGGTGGGTCGCTACGTCTGATTGTTTTGGCTTTTTCCCTGTCAGTCGCTCCCGGGTTGCCGCCGCGCGCCGCCCAGGCCGCAGAGACTCGCATCTCCATCGGCGTGACGGAGACGATGGACACCTTCAATCCCTACGCCGATAGCGTGTCACTCATGTACAGCGTGTGGTGCCAGGTGTTGGGCTGCCTCGGGACTTATGATTTCGACAAAGCGCAGCATGTCGGGCTGGTGTTGGAAAAATGGGAAGTGAAAGATCCCAATAACTGGCTGTTTCATGTGCGCAAGGGGCTCAAGTTTCACAACGGCACACCGGTGACGGCGCATGATGTCGTGCATTCGATGGGGCGGACGCGCAAGGACCCGCAGAGTAAGCAAACGCAGAATATCTCGGCGGTGGCGAGCGAAAAGGCGCTCAACGATTACACGGTCCAAGTTACCACCAAGATTCCGACCGCGCCGCTGCTGGATTATCTCTTCGACCGCATCATCATTACCAGCAAAGATCTCTACGATAAGCTGGGACCCGAGCAGGCTGACAAGCAGCCCTTCGGCGCGGGCCCGTACAAGTTTCGCGAACTGATCCCCGGCCAGCGTTTGGTCATCGGCAAAGATCGATCCCATCCCATGTGGAAACAGTATCCCCAGGCACCCGATGAGATTGTGTTCCGCTTGATGCGGGAGCCGGAGCAGCGGGTGACTGCGCTGTTGAATAACGAGATTCAGATCGCGCAGTTTGTGCCGCCGCATTTGCGTGAGCGCGTTGAGCGCAGTGCCAATCATAGGATTGTCAATTTTCACACCGCGGAAATTATGTTCCTGGCGATGCAGCCGAAAGTAAAACCCTGGGATAACAAACTGGTGCGCCAGGCAGTAGCCCATGCGATCGACCGCGATACCATCATCAAGACGCTGTTGCGCGGCGAAGCGGCGCGGCTCGATGGACCGCTGGGCGAGGGACAGTATGGCTACGATCCCAACCTGCAACCTAGGTACACCTACAATCCCGAGAAGGCACGCGAGCTGTTAAAGCAGGCCGGTTATCCCAATGGCGTCGACGTCGAGCTGCAAACGCCGGTGGGGCGCTATACGCTGGATAAGCAAATCACTGAAGCGATGGTTCCCATGCTTAACGCGGCCGGCTTCCGCGCCAAGCTGCTGACACCGGATTGGGCGACGCTGTGGGCCAACGTGCAGGTCGGCAAAGTGCCTTTCTACTATATGGGCCGCGGCGGTGTCGTCGACCCAAGCGCTGCGCTGGCGCAATACTTTGAGACGGGTGCGTCGCCGCGCATCGGCTTTTCCAATCCCAAGGTCGATGAGCTGCTAAAACAGGAGCGGCAAACCTTCGAGCCCGCCAAGCGCAAGAAGCTCTTGGCCGAAGCGATGAGCGTGATCACCGAAGAAGCGCCGGCGCACTTTCTCTGGCGCCATCAGCTGCTCTTCGGCATGGCGAAAAACGTCGAGTATCGGCCGCTGCCGAGCGAGCGGATTTTTGGCTGGAATATGAAGGTGAGATAA
- a CDS encoding FAD-dependent oxidoreductase, with product MTVVKQTHECDVLIVGGGLAACMAALEASKRGMDVILVDKGRLGRSGSSPTSGGVPQAAFGHADPRDNKDVHFRDTVIGGDYIPHQKIVRAVVDEITERIIELEEIGLHFKKAVDGKHFYQEKRLGSSFARSVPPIGGSVGMMGTLRKEVLNREVQVQQWTMITKLFTANDRVTGALGLNVQTGEFRLYKAKAIILAAGSAVGLQKFTSANFHTTGDAYVAAFNIGAELANMEFLEFTLIPAPNGITVPMAGLSPFTSKGGRFLNAAGERFLEKYDPQRLEGTTRAILVQATYKEMLAGKGPICIDPSFIPDEKWDDEIQFEYAPKLSAAGIDCRRDRFAWVPALHTFLGGLFVNEKCETTIPGLFAAGESATGIHGSNRLSGNAIASCMVLGARAGKYAAHFANANALASFDEGALHDEIKRVESFRGEGGLNPYEIEREIKDLAWSTAGVVRNETGLNTGVAGFDAIRKEKISELKGTDQRSWIKALECANLAWVGAMVTRSALARRESRGQHYRDDFPALDKALPKWIKLQKAGENITCRTEPIPFAEGDVIPTIDNA from the coding sequence ATGACCGTCGTCAAACAAACCCATGAATGCGACGTCCTGATCGTCGGCGGCGGGCTTGCCGCCTGCATGGCGGCGCTGGAGGCGTCCAAGCGCGGTATGGACGTCATCCTCGTTGACAAAGGCCGCCTTGGCCGCAGCGGCTCCAGCCCGACCTCCGGCGGCGTGCCTCAGGCGGCCTTCGGTCATGCCGACCCGCGCGACAACAAAGACGTTCATTTCAGAGATACCGTCATTGGCGGCGACTACATCCCGCACCAGAAGATCGTCCGCGCCGTGGTCGACGAAATCACCGAGCGCATCATCGAGCTGGAAGAAATTGGCCTCCACTTTAAGAAAGCCGTCGACGGCAAGCACTTCTATCAGGAGAAACGGCTCGGCAGCTCCTTCGCGCGCAGCGTGCCGCCCATCGGCGGCAGCGTCGGCATGATGGGCACGCTGCGCAAGGAAGTCTTGAACCGCGAAGTCCAGGTCCAGCAGTGGACGATGATCACTAAGCTCTTCACGGCCAACGATCGCGTCACGGGTGCCCTTGGTCTCAACGTCCAGACGGGTGAGTTTCGCCTCTACAAAGCCAAGGCGATCATTCTCGCCGCCGGCAGCGCCGTGGGTTTGCAGAAATTTACCAGCGCCAACTTTCACACCACCGGTGACGCCTATGTCGCCGCGTTCAATATCGGCGCGGAGTTGGCCAACATGGAGTTTCTCGAGTTTACCCTGATTCCCGCGCCGAACGGCATCACCGTGCCGATGGCCGGCCTCTCGCCCTTCACCAGCAAAGGCGGCCGTTTTTTGAACGCCGCCGGGGAAAGATTCTTGGAAAAATACGATCCGCAAAGATTGGAAGGCACGACGCGGGCGATCTTGGTCCAGGCCACCTACAAGGAAATGCTCGCCGGCAAGGGGCCCATCTGCATCGACCCATCGTTTATCCCTGACGAAAAGTGGGACGACGAGATTCAGTTCGAATACGCGCCGAAGCTTTCCGCCGCCGGCATCGATTGCCGGCGCGACCGCTTTGCCTGGGTGCCGGCGCTGCACACCTTTTTGGGAGGTTTGTTCGTCAACGAGAAGTGCGAGACGACCATCCCCGGTCTATTCGCCGCTGGCGAATCGGCCACCGGCATCCACGGCTCGAACCGCTTGTCCGGCAATGCGATCGCGAGCTGCATGGTGCTCGGCGCCCGCGCCGGAAAATACGCCGCGCATTTCGCCAACGCGAATGCCCTAGCATCGTTCGACGAAGGCGCCCTACACGATGAAATCAAGCGAGTGGAATCGTTTCGCGGCGAAGGCGGACTGAATCCCTACGAGATCGAGCGCGAGATCAAAGACCTCGCCTGGTCCACTGCGGGCGTTGTGCGCAACGAAACAGGATTGAACACCGGCGTCGCGGGATTTGACGCGATCCGTAAAGAAAAAATCTCAGAACTAAAAGGCACCGACCAACGCAGTTGGATCAAAGCCTTAGAATGCGCCAACCTCGCCTGGGTTGGTGCAATGGTCACCCGCAGCGCCCTCGCGCGCAGGGAATCGCGCGGCCAACACTACCGCGACGACTTCCCTGCTCTCGATAAAGCCTTACCGAAGTGGATCAAACTCCAAAAAGCCGGCGAAAACATCACCTGCCGAACTGAACCTATCCCGTTTGCAGAGGGCGACGTAATACCCACAATTGATAATGCATAA
- a CDS encoding 4Fe-4S dicluster domain-containing protein, with product MIKVDPNKCDGCGICVYDCGADVFRFNEKKDKVFPYGNKYCVNCFLCELVCPEDAIEVVLAPRKSDFHHEGTKDTKARGR from the coding sequence ATGATTAAAGTCGATCCCAACAAGTGCGACGGCTGCGGCATCTGCGTTTACGACTGCGGCGCCGACGTCTTTCGCTTCAACGAAAAGAAAGACAAAGTCTTTCCCTATGGCAACAAGTATTGCGTCAACTGTTTCCTGTGCGAGCTGGTCTGCCCGGAGGACGCCATTGAAGTTGTTTTGGCGCCGAGGAAATCGGATTTTCACCACGAAGGCACAAAGGATACGAAGGCAAGAGGAAGATAG
- a CDS encoding 2Fe-2S iron-sulfur cluster binding domain-containing protein → MSTSLEQKSIRFQLNGQWRDTTVQPQRLLADFLRDELNLKGTRVSCDVQVCGACTVLVDGNPVSACTTPAFEIDGKSLLTIEGLADGDKLHPIQQAFWQEGGFECGYCTPGMILSTYALLAKTPNPTDEEIKHHLASNICRCTGYVSIIAAVKRAADLLRTKATQPLDRERLRLDGAEKVRGAPIYTADLQRPGMLYAKILRSPLPHAVIRRIDAKAAEQLPGVVAVLTRDDLKDINPYFGPLVKDQAILAMQKVRYEGDPVAAVAAESVEIAEAALKLIQVDYDELPALLSLDESVAADAPQIHDYTSEHGEKFPGYPSVDEEAKRHRNTSFHFGWQKGDVAKGFAESVRVFEHSFYFSKVAHYSLEPHLALAEWNGDFVTVWSSTQHPFLAQQEIAEMLDMPRDKVRVIVPWVGGAYGNKNHTKFEPLITMLARKAQRPVFLALTAEDTFRTVSKPAMRVRIKTGVSKDGLIIARESVAHVDSGAYSDAGPRVCQKAAFRVHGPYVIPNIKSDGYAVYTNTVPAGAFRGMGTPQVVWAYESQMDMIAHEMGWDAVEFSMKNLMTVGHDFCPGDTPVDCDMKEGLRRVAKEIGWGEKLEPDCGIGVSCALKDGGGNYKVSEARVEVNTDGKVTLFEGTVEIGQGANTALRKIAAQELGLTANEVALAPLDTAHTPLDFGTYASSGTTVMGLAVQRAAQSVKAQLIEGATQMTARSDADYSLRDGFVRFGETALSTADVVRHLKGANGVVAGHGRYESTKDPNILMGAKAPFWEVSWGAAKIKVDRDTGQIKIVKFVTIADAGKAINPQQCHTQEVGALVQGIGQAFFEKTEYENGVMVNPGLINYRVPNVKDLPEELVTILFENGNGPGPYGAKGMGESGLLTVPSAIGNALFNAVGVRLTELPLTPEKVWRALAAKDK, encoded by the coding sequence GTGAGCACCTCTTTAGAGCAGAAATCGATTCGCTTTCAGCTCAATGGCCAGTGGCGCGACACCACCGTCCAGCCGCAGCGACTACTCGCCGATTTTCTCCGCGACGAACTAAATCTCAAAGGCACCCGGGTCAGTTGCGACGTGCAGGTCTGCGGCGCTTGCACTGTACTTGTCGATGGCAATCCCGTGAGCGCGTGCACGACGCCGGCCTTTGAAATCGACGGCAAGTCGCTTTTAACCATCGAGGGTCTCGCCGATGGCGACAAGCTTCATCCGATCCAGCAAGCCTTCTGGCAGGAGGGCGGCTTCGAGTGCGGCTACTGCACGCCGGGGATGATTTTGTCGACCTATGCGCTCCTGGCGAAAACTCCTAATCCCACCGACGAGGAAATCAAACACCACCTCGCCAGCAACATCTGTCGCTGCACCGGCTACGTCTCAATCATCGCCGCGGTCAAGCGCGCCGCGGATTTGTTGCGCACAAAAGCAACTCAGCCATTGGATCGGGAGCGGCTCCGTCTCGACGGCGCCGAGAAAGTTCGCGGCGCGCCGATCTACACCGCCGATTTGCAGCGACCAGGCATGCTCTACGCCAAGATTCTCCGCAGCCCCCTGCCCCACGCGGTCATCAGACGCATCGACGCAAAAGCCGCTGAGCAGCTACCCGGTGTGGTCGCCGTGCTGACGCGCGACGATCTAAAAGATATCAATCCCTACTTTGGCCCGCTGGTGAAGGACCAGGCCATTCTCGCGATGCAGAAAGTTCGCTACGAGGGCGATCCCGTGGCAGCGGTGGCGGCGGAGAGCGTCGAGATCGCTGAAGCCGCGCTCAAACTGATTCAAGTGGACTACGATGAGCTGCCCGCGCTCTTGAGCCTGGACGAATCCGTCGCTGCCGATGCGCCCCAGATTCACGACTACACCAGCGAACACGGCGAGAAATTTCCCGGCTATCCGAGTGTCGACGAAGAAGCCAAGCGGCATCGCAACACAAGCTTTCACTTCGGTTGGCAAAAGGGCGACGTTGCCAAAGGCTTTGCGGAGTCGGTCCGCGTTTTCGAGCACAGTTTTTATTTTTCCAAAGTCGCGCACTACTCCCTAGAACCGCATCTAGCTCTAGCCGAATGGAACGGCGACTTCGTCACCGTCTGGAGCTCGACCCAGCACCCGTTTCTCGCCCAGCAAGAAATCGCCGAAATGCTCGACATGCCGCGCGACAAAGTGCGCGTCATCGTGCCCTGGGTCGGCGGCGCCTACGGCAACAAGAATCACACCAAGTTCGAACCATTGATCACGATGTTGGCGCGCAAAGCGCAGCGGCCGGTGTTTTTAGCACTGACTGCCGAAGATACGTTTCGCACCGTCAGTAAGCCAGCCATGCGCGTGCGCATCAAGACCGGCGTCAGCAAGGACGGTTTAATCATCGCGCGAGAATCGGTGGCCCATGTCGACAGCGGTGCCTACTCCGACGCGGGCCCGCGCGTCTGCCAGAAAGCCGCCTTCCGTGTGCACGGGCCCTACGTCATTCCTAATATCAAATCCGACGGCTACGCAGTTTATACCAACACCGTTCCCGCCGGCGCTTTCCGCGGCATGGGCACACCGCAAGTGGTCTGGGCCTACGAATCGCAGATGGACATGATCGCCCACGAGATGGGTTGGGACGCGGTGGAATTTAGCATGAAGAATCTCATGACCGTAGGCCACGACTTCTGCCCCGGCGACACGCCGGTGGACTGCGACATGAAGGAAGGACTGCGGCGCGTCGCCAAAGAGATCGGCTGGGGTGAGAAACTCGAACCAGACTGCGGCATCGGCGTCAGCTGCGCGCTCAAGGACGGCGGCGGCAACTACAAAGTCTCCGAGGCGCGCGTCGAAGTGAATACCGACGGCAAAGTGACGCTGTTCGAGGGCACGGTGGAGATCGGTCAGGGTGCTAACACAGCGCTGCGAAAAATAGCCGCTCAAGAATTGGGGCTCACCGCGAACGAAGTTGCGCTTGCGCCGCTCGACACGGCGCACACACCGCTGGACTTCGGAACCTATGCGAGCAGCGGCACTACGGTTATGGGCCTGGCCGTGCAGCGCGCGGCCCAGTCGGTGAAAGCGCAGTTGATCGAAGGCGCCACGCAAATGACCGCTCGTTCCGATGCCGACTATTCGTTGCGCGATGGTTTTGTCCGCTTCGGCGAAACTGCGCTGAGCACGGCAGACGTGGTCCGCCACCTAAAGGGCGCCAACGGCGTCGTCGCCGGCCACGGCCGCTACGAAAGCACCAAAGACCCGAATATTCTCATGGGCGCCAAGGCGCCCTTCTGGGAGGTGAGTTGGGGCGCGGCGAAAATCAAAGTCGACCGCGACACCGGCCAAATCAAGATTGTAAAATTCGTCACCATCGCCGACGCCGGCAAAGCGATCAACCCGCAGCAGTGCCACACCCAGGAAGTCGGCGCGCTGGTGCAGGGCATTGGCCAGGCGTTTTTTGAGAAGACCGAGTACGAGAACGGCGTCATGGTCAATCCAGGCTTGATCAACTATCGTGTGCCCAACGTAAAAGATTTGCCTGAAGAGCTGGTCACGATTCTCTTCGAAAACGGCAACGGCCCCGGTCCCTACGGCGCCAAGGGCATGGGCGAAAGCGGCCTCCTCACCGTGCCGTCGGCCATCGGCAACGCCCTGTTCAACGCCGTCGGCGTGCGGCTGACCGAGCTGCCGCTGACGCCGGAAAAGGTCTGGCGCGCCCTCGCCGCGAAAGACAAATGA